The genomic interval AGCTTGCAATTGCACGTGCAACAGAGTTTTTCTCAGCAACTATGACGTAGCCGTAAATCATTTAGCCTTTTTCCTCTTATCTTCAGGTTTCTCGGCGTGTCTCCCACGAACTCCTAGCCCAAGTATTCTCTTGAGTGCTTCGTCTAGGAACCTGATATATGTGCCCTGCTTCCCCACAAATGCGCCGTACTCTTCTGGGTCGACGTAGACAACAAGTTCTGCGCCCTCTATTTCTACACTCTCTATGTGTTTCCTAATCCATCCAACAGGGTGTATAGCCTTGACTATTTCTCCAAGATCGTTGGTTAGCTCGATGGCCCTAATGTGTACACCTGCCTCCTCTTGGGCCTTATTTATTCTTTCTCCCTTCTTACCGATCAGCCGGCTAAGTGTATTTTCCTTTGCGATGGCTAGAACATCGGGCGCGCTCTGCGAGGAATATTTTTCCTTGAGATCCTTGAGCCATACAACAGTCACTATGTCTGCGTCTGGCGCGTGGCTCTGCAACACGGCCTTAACTTTGTTTTCTTCTTCTGATAGACTACGCCTCCTAAGCCTCGACTCTAGTGCAAGCTTGAAGCCCCTCTTAGACCCCGGCCTCACGATGTCGTTTACACCCATGTTGATTACAAGTGACCTCTCCTCTCCCAATAACAGCTCGCGGGCTATTGCCGCCGTGTTCCTTGTTTTTCCCTCTAGGGCTTGTAGAACAGGGTCCCCCGCGATAACAAGCTTAGAGTTTCTTCCCACCCTTATTATGGCTTCTGGAATAATCTCTGGGTTTAAGTACTGGACATCGTCTAGGAAAATAAGGCTGTTGTCGAATGTTCTCCCCGTAAGGAATTCGGGGTCTACGAAGACTATTTTTCTGCTATCCAAGAAGTTTTTGAGTTCCGGCAAGTCGATATAGTCTCCCGCAACGTCTAGGAGGTAGGATGACGCTGTTTCATAGTACATTTCGCCTAGGGTTGAAGAGTCTAGGAGTTTTGACCTAGAGATGCTTACAAGGGGCCTAATTATGATCATTCTTTTGTACTTTTCTTCTCTCAGCTTCGAAATGCCGTGGAGAATAACGACGAAGCTTTTCCCTGTGCCGCTTGGGCCAAATACGCCAACTATGTCTATGTCTGGGCTCTCAAGGGCGCCTACAAGCATCTTTTGTTTTTCGTTTACTGGTTCAAATTTGAGCGACATGTATTTTCACCGTTTACAGTATTTCTTATTGAAGTCTTTTATTTCTTTATATGTACACGTGTGCTAGAAAGACTAAAATCCTGAAGCATCGAATCAATATTGTGGAGCTAGATGTGGCAGCCAGACCGCTTGTATTTTGGGCCTGCAGGCATACCGACCACTCTAAAAAAGGGAGGTGTAACCGAGGGAATATTAGAGGTTAAAAGGCTTGGGCTCGACGCAATGGAGATAGAGTTTGTTAGGAGCATTTTTCTAAACGAGAAATCTGCAGTAGAGGTCAAGAAACTGCGAGACCAGGTTGGCATAGTGCTTACTGTACACGCGCCATACTATATTAACCTTAACAGTCAAGAGGAGGCAAAGGTAAAAGCAAGTGTAGAGAGGATAATCAGGAGCGCGGAGATAGGCTATAAAGCAGGTGCATGGAGCGTATGTTTTCACGCCGGATACTACGGAAATAGCGACCCCGAAGCCACATACAGAAAGGTAAAGGAAGGGGTTCAGACAGTCCTAAAACATCTCAGAGAAAATAGTATAGAGATCTGGATCAGGCCCGAAGTTCTTGGAAAGCCATCAGAGTTCGGAAGCCTCGAAGAGGTTATAAGGTTAAGTCAGGAGCTGGAAGGCGTGCTCCCAGTTGTCGATTTCGCCCATCTGCATGCCAGGACTGTGGGTGGGCTGAAGAGATACCAGGACTTTGCATCTATCCTTGAAAAAATCGAGAAAGGGCTTGGCAGATACGCTCTCGACAACATGCACATACACGTATCGGGCATAGAGTATGGCGAGAAAGGAGAAAAGCGCCACCTAAACTTGGCGGAGGCTGATCTGGAGTATAAGCTTCTCGTCAAAGCATTCAGAGAGTTCAACATTAAGGGTGTTGTCATCTCTGAGAGTCCGAACTTGGAGCAAGACGCCCTGTTGCTGAAGGAATTATTCTATGCGCCGGTAGAAAAGTCAAAACGAAAGAGATCCCGGGAATCGTAGCCCTCAAGCTTCTTGCCGAGGACATATTTGAGTTCGCCGGGATTTATCACAGGCCCAGGAAAGATGTCTGGGTCATCTATCGTCAGACGTGGGCAAGCTGTGTTCACATAGGCATCATAATGCCCGAAGTTGAGTAGTACGTCTTTGCTGATCTCGTCTATCACCACTATGTCTGCTTTTCTGTTTTCGCGGAGAAGCCTCTTCTTGATGCTTTGGGCTAAGACTGGTCTGGCCTGGCCAGTTTTTGTCGACACAACGACGAGGAAGCTGTGAGCATCCATCGCGGAGCTGATATCCCTTAAACGGCGCGATATAATGGGTCTCACATCTACCTTTTCATAGCTTTTTAGGTAGGGGTCAACTCTCCATACAGGTATACCCATCCAGAGAGCGGCCCCGATCGCGTGGAATCTTCCACCAGCTACTATGAGAACAGCTTCTGCATCTCGAAGCGAGGCATAGTTGCATCCTATGATCAGACCTGTAATGTTTTCTAGCGAGCCTGTTTCGACATGAAAGCCACTTTTTAATGCAAGGTTTTCTATTTCGTGTAGTCTACGGTGTAGCTCTACGGTCACTCCTAGCGTAATTTTTTTGAAGCTATTTCTTTTGATGTCTTCTAGTGCATTGACCAGTGCGTCAGTGAATTCACCCTGGTAGTGGACTGGTACAAACAATACTCTAACCTCTGTTGTTCTGGCTCCTACGAAGCCATGATGACCAACATGAAGTATTGTGTCGATGCCCATTGTTCTTGCCTCGTTAACTGCTATGTCGCATCCGCCCCAGGCATGGCTTCCTGAGAGGTAAGCCTCGTATCCTTCTTCTTCGAGCTTTTCAGATATAAGCCTTGAGATTTTTTTCAGTCCGTCCGGGGCCTGAACAAGAATTTTCTTGGCACTATTTTTCTTTAACCACTCTAATATTTTGCTAAACTCTATCTCGTAGTCATTCAAAGCGAGACTTCTCTCCATGCCAATCCCAACTTGTCTGCATAGTTATATGCTTCACGTATCTCGCTCGGCTTCGGCCTCCTCGCTATCTCTCTCCACCTTTCTGGAAACCTAGCGACAAGATGCTCTGGCCTATACTGGTCCATTACGTTTACAAGCGCTCTCGGACAATTTTTGGAAATCCATTCGAGGACAGGCTTTGTACAGCATTCAACGTGGCCTGGCAGAACCAAGTGTCTAATGATTATGTCTCTACCAGCCTCGCAGACCATCTTATGGTTCCGTGAGACTACCTCGAAATATTTTTGGACACCGGAAAGTCTCCTTGCACAGGCGTCGTTACCGTACTTGAAGTCGGGTAGCCATATGTCTACAATGTCCAGGAGGAGCTCTAGAGCCTCTGTGGACATATACATGTTTGTGTTCCAGAGAAGAGGTATATTTACATCCATGTACCTTAGCGACTCTAAGATAGCGTGAAGTTGCTGGTCAGGGTTTCCGCCGACATAGTTTATGTTCTTGGCCCCCCTCAGGTAAAGCTTTACAGCTATATCTGCGAGTTCCTGGGGGGTGACTTCTGCTCCATTCTCTACTCTTGTCGATATGTCCCAGTTCTGGCAGTAGACACATTTAAAGCTACATCCAGTGAAAAATATGGTTCCAGAGGGCACTAGTGGCGCTTCTTCTCCCATGTGGAGGAAGGCTGTAGCGACACGAACCCTAGAGTCAAGGCCGCATACCCCCTTCTCGCCCCTCGCCCTGTTTACTGAGCATCTCCACTCACAGAAGAAACATTTTTCAAGCATTTTCTTAGCGATTTGTATCTTTAAGTCGAGATAAGAAACCCCTGGAATCTTGTTGCCGAGATTATCAACTGTGAATTCTCTATAAATTTTGGGAAAATCTTTCGCATAGTTACGGTGTATGTCTAGCAACTCTTCCACATCTGCGTCCTGTCTGAATTCTGCCGGGATTCTCTTTGCTACCCTGTAAAATGCTGGGGCTCTCTCTTCAAAAACAGCCTTGTAGTGGCTTAGACGCTTAACTACTTCTTCCTCTTGCCATACGGTTAGCGCGTCCGGCCTCAGATAGGATAATTCTACATCTCTGTTCCAGTACATGGTTTGCCTTCTTTAAGTATGATTTGTTGTAGGGGGCTTTAAGCTTACCTGCTTGTTTTACGTTGAATTATTAATCTTAGAATATATGATGGCAAAACAAAATATCAAATATGGCGGCAACAAAAATTGAGTATCCCTTGATTCTCATAAATTTTAAGGCATATGCCGAGGCAAGCGGCAAGAAAGGTTTACAGCTAGCTAAAGTGGCCGAAAAGCTCAGCAAAGAGTATGGCGTAACAATAGCTGTCGCGCCGCAGCTAACAGACCTAATGTTTATTGCACAGCAAGTCGATATTCCTGTCTTCTCCCAGCATGTTGATGATGTGTCTCCTGGAAGCCATACAGGACACGTAACTCTTGAAGCTGTGAAAGACGCAGGCGCTATTGGTACAATGGTTAACCACAGTGAGCGTCGGGTACGTGCAGACCAGATAGACGTGGTTGTGAAGAGAGCCAGGCAGCTGAACCTAGTGACTGTTGTCTGCACCAACACCCCAGAGGTAACTGCGGCAATGGCTGCTCTTGGTCCAGACATGGTTGCTATAGAGCCCCCAGAGCTCATTGGGACAGGTATACCAGTCTCAAAAGCAAAACCAGAAGTTGTGACTTCCTCTGTTGACCTCGTGAAAAAAATAAATCCGAATGTAAAGGTTCTCTGTGGCGCAGGAATAACTACGGGTGACGATGTAGCGGCGGCACTGAGGCTCGGGACTGTAGGTGTTCTTCTTGCCTCTGGCGTTGTTAAAGCTAAGGACTGGGAGAAAGCAATCTTAGACCTTATAAGGCCAATTCTAAAATAAGTTTTTCTTTTTTTAGAGGCTCAGGAACTAGCCCTTACGTCATCCTATGTTTGTCGTAACCCGGATTTGCAATCATCGCCACTTATCCATAGGGATGATTGTTTTATTAGATTTATCGTTTTGGCGCCGTGCGAGGAGCTTAGTGCTTGACCGAAATTTTGTTGAGCGATACAAAATACTTGTGTTTCTAGGTTTTAAAATGTTAGGAGGAGTATAGTGTAGATAAGGTAGCCTATGGACAAGAAGAAAACATAGGGAGCAAGTGTGACTGCCCAGAATTCGTCCAGTCCTGGGTTCTCTACTTTTTCTGGAATCATGGGGCTTAGCTCTATTGTTAGTTTGTCTCCTTGTTTTTGGGTAGAGGGAATATACATGTAGCTTTTTTCTTCGTATTCCCTTCTACTGATATATCTCATTGTCAGCATTGCGAGGGCTTTGACTAGAGATCCTGCTTCGTAGCCTGCAAAGCTTCCATGTTTAAGGTTCCAGTAGAGATTATAACAGGTATACAGCAAGGTTGGAACAAGTGAGAGAATAATCACTGAGCCTAGGGGAAACAACGTGATTATATGGTAGCCAGGTGGCTCAAATAAGCTTATAAAGGCAAATGCAATCGCGTCGGCCTCGCCTGTAAGCTTCAATTTTAGGGTTAGGATTGCTATTAACAGGCCGAGAAAAAGGGAAAACAGATAAATCTGTAGGTATGTGGGTGTCCGGTTGTATACTTCAAAAAATGTAAGTGGGGCCAGTATAATTGAGGGATATACCCATGTTTTATCGTCTATTTCCCGTGTTTTGTAGTCTTGGTAACCTGCATAGAGTAAGGCTGAAATAAGCACAATTCTGCGGTAAACCGGGACAAGGTCGTAGAAATATATAGACATTTGTTGCGCCTAGAAGCCAAAGAGGCCAGCAAGTCCTTCCTCGACTGTTTCCTCCTTGACTTCCTCTTTCTTTTCTTCTTTCTTCTCTTCTTTCTTTTGCTCTGCAGGTGCTTGTGCGGGAGCAGCGGCGGGAGCTGCCCCTCCAACAGCCACCGGCAAAGCGGCTGTCTTAATTGCTTCTTCAATGTTTACCTCTTTCAGCGCCGCGACCAGGGCTTTTACACGGACGTCGTCGACTTGTATGCCGGCTGCTTCAAGTATTTTCTTGACTGATTCTTCGTTTATTTCTTTTCCTGCATGGTATAGCAACAGACTTGCGTAAACATATTCCATTCAGACCACCGATGCATTTTTCGAAATATCTGTGGCTATAAAAATTTTTTGTTCCTCGAATACAAGGATGATGCATCAGTCTCTAAGTGCATCTTTATTACTTCGGCGATCCTGGCTACTGGATCTTCGAACATCTTCCTAGCTTTCTGAAGGAATACTTCACGGTCATAGATATCTTCTTTTTTCGATAGAAGCTTTTCGATTATATGGAGACCCGTGTAGCGGTAGACCGGGAAACCCTTTTCACGCAGGTAGGTATGAACCTCAAGCTCCCTTGGGAAAGTTGTTAGCGATGGGACTCCAAGGAGGGCTGACTCTGTGGCTATTGTGCCGCCTCCTGTAACGACAAGCCTGGCAAAGTACTCTAGGTTGAGGAAGACTCCTGGTTTCTCGATAAAGGTGACACGGCCTCCTGTGTCTTTTAGTTCCCGCTTGTAGAGAATGTATTGCTCCTTGTACCTTGGATAAATTAGAAGCTTAAGAGAAGACCTCCTTAGCAAATGTCTAGCGATCTTCAGGGGTAGAATGGTTGCAGCTATAGTATCTCTATAGTAGTAAGCCTTTTGCTCACCAGGTCGTATAAACACGTAGTTGAAGGGCTCAACAGAATAGTCTCTCAATATGTCTTCACTCGGCTTGAAACGTGAAACCCAGGCATACTCGAAGACACCTCTAAATACATGTATCCGTGTAAACTCTTCATAGTGTTGGAAAAACGGCACAACTGGTTGAGGCGCAATAAAGTCG from Thermofilum adornatum carries:
- a CDS encoding PhoH family protein, which translates into the protein MSLKFEPVNEKQKMLVGALESPDIDIVGVFGPSGTGKSFVVILHGISKLREEKYKRMIIIRPLVSISRSKLLDSSTLGEMYYETASSYLLDVAGDYIDLPELKNFLDSRKIVFVDPEFLTGRTFDNSLIFLDDVQYLNPEIIPEAIIRVGRNSKLVIAGDPVLQALEGKTRNTAAIARELLLGEERSLVINMGVNDIVRPGSKRGFKLALESRLRRRSLSEEENKVKAVLQSHAPDADIVTVVWLKDLKEKYSSQSAPDVLAIAKENTLSRLIGKKGERINKAQEEAGVHIRAIELTNDLGEIVKAIHPVGWIRKHIESVEIEGAELVVYVDPEEYGAFVGKQGTYIRFLDEALKRILGLGVRGRHAEKPEDKRKKAK
- a CDS encoding TIM barrel protein translates to MWQPDRLYFGPAGIPTTLKKGGVTEGILEVKRLGLDAMEIEFVRSIFLNEKSAVEVKKLRDQVGIVLTVHAPYYINLNSQEEAKVKASVERIIRSAEIGYKAGAWSVCFHAGYYGNSDPEATYRKVKEGVQTVLKHLRENSIEIWIRPEVLGKPSEFGSLEEVIRLSQELEGVLPVVDFAHLHARTVGGLKRYQDFASILEKIEKGLGRYALDNMHIHVSGIEYGEKGEKRHLNLAEADLEYKLLVKAFREFNIKGVVISESPNLEQDALLLKELFYAPVEKSKRKRSRES
- the dph2 gene encoding diphthamide biosynthesis enzyme Dph2, which codes for MERSLALNDYEIEFSKILEWLKKNSAKKILVQAPDGLKKISRLISEKLEEEGYEAYLSGSHAWGGCDIAVNEARTMGIDTILHVGHHGFVGARTTEVRVLFVPVHYQGEFTDALVNALEDIKRNSFKKITLGVTVELHRRLHEIENLALKSGFHVETGSLENITGLIIGCNYASLRDAEAVLIVAGGRFHAIGAALWMGIPVWRVDPYLKSYEKVDVRPIISRRLRDISSAMDAHSFLVVVSTKTGQARPVLAQSIKKRLLRENRKADIVVIDEISKDVLLNFGHYDAYVNTACPRLTIDDPDIFPGPVINPGELKYVLGKKLEGYDSRDLFRFDFSTGA
- a CDS encoding radical SAM protein; translated protein: MYWNRDVELSYLRPDALTVWQEEEVVKRLSHYKAVFEERAPAFYRVAKRIPAEFRQDADVEELLDIHRNYAKDFPKIYREFTVDNLGNKIPGVSYLDLKIQIAKKMLEKCFFCEWRCSVNRARGEKGVCGLDSRVRVATAFLHMGEEAPLVPSGTIFFTGCSFKCVYCQNWDISTRVENGAEVTPQELADIAVKLYLRGAKNINYVGGNPDQQLHAILESLRYMDVNIPLLWNTNMYMSTEALELLLDIVDIWLPDFKYGNDACARRLSGVQKYFEVVSRNHKMVCEAGRDIIIRHLVLPGHVECCTKPVLEWISKNCPRALVNVMDQYRPEHLVARFPERWREIARRPKPSEIREAYNYADKLGLAWREVSL
- the tpiA gene encoding triose-phosphate isomerase; this translates as MAATKIEYPLILINFKAYAEASGKKGLQLAKVAEKLSKEYGVTIAVAPQLTDLMFIAQQVDIPVFSQHVDDVSPGSHTGHVTLEAVKDAGAIGTMVNHSERRVRADQIDVVVKRARQLNLVTVVCTNTPEVTAAMAALGPDMVAIEPPELIGTGIPVSKAKPEVVTSSVDLVKKINPNVKVLCGAGITTGDDVAAALRLGTVGVLLASGVVKAKDWEKAILDLIRPILK
- a CDS encoding prepilin peptidase; amino-acid sequence: MSIYFYDLVPVYRRIVLISALLYAGYQDYKTREIDDKTWVYPSIILAPLTFFEVYNRTPTYLQIYLFSLFLGLLIAILTLKLKLTGEADAIAFAFISLFEPPGYHIITLFPLGSVIILSLVPTLLYTCYNLYWNLKHGSFAGYEAGSLVKALAMLTMRYISRREYEEKSYMYIPSTQKQGDKLTIELSPMIPEKVENPGLDEFWAVTLAPYVFFLSIGYLIYTILLLTF
- the rpl12p gene encoding 50S ribosomal protein P1 produces the protein MEYVYASLLLYHAGKEINEESVKKILEAAGIQVDDVRVKALVAALKEVNIEEAIKTAALPVAVGGAAPAAAPAQAPAEQKKEEKKEEKKEEVKEETVEEGLAGLFGF
- a CDS encoding DUF354 domain-containing protein, whose translation is MKKVWVEALTPKQILLFSYLQQELPNTDFYLTSRDYDLNRELAKELWRKVYIVGKHGGATPYSKVRETIRREEKLLTIAREEEPDLHLTFASPDSTRVAFGLQLPVVSCNDTPHSTIVARLVIPLSSDFIAPQPVVPFFQHYEEFTRIHVFRGVFEYAWVSRFKPSEDILRDYSVEPFNYVFIRPGEQKAYYYRDTIAATILPLKIARHLLRRSSLKLLIYPRYKEQYILYKRELKDTGGRVTFIEKPGVFLNLEYFARLVVTGGGTIATESALLGVPSLTTFPRELEVHTYLREKGFPVYRYTGLHIIEKLLSKKEDIYDREVFLQKARKMFEDPVARIAEVIKMHLETDASSLYSRNKKFL